From a region of the Citricoccus muralis genome:
- the ruvB gene encoding Holliday junction branch migration DNA helicase RuvB, whose translation MTQQPDGRLVAGAAEGEERELETALRPKNLDDFVGQQRVRRQLSLVLEAARLRGRTADHVLMSGPPGLGKTTLAMIIAGEMNAPLRISSGPAIQHAGDLAAILSSLTEGEVLFLDEIHRMSRPAEEMLYMAMEDFRVDIVVGKGAGATSIPLEIPPFTLVGATTRAGLLPGPLRDRFGFTGHLEFYSTEELELVLRRSALLLDMKVNSAGFTQIASRSRGTPRIANRLLRRVRDWALVGGLEQVDSRAASAALEMYEVDEKGLDRLDRSVLEALCRKFAGGPVGLSTLAIAVGEETETVETVAEPFLVREGLLGRTPRGRIAMPAAWEHLGLVPPPDSPGAAFWMVPTPSDAGADSNRPDSADEADTLFDP comes from the coding sequence ATGACGCAACAGCCAGACGGCCGGCTCGTGGCCGGGGCAGCTGAGGGTGAGGAGCGGGAGCTCGAGACCGCCCTGCGTCCCAAGAACCTCGACGACTTCGTGGGTCAACAGCGGGTCCGCCGGCAGCTCTCACTGGTCTTGGAGGCCGCCCGGCTGCGCGGCCGCACCGCTGACCACGTGTTGATGTCCGGGCCGCCCGGTCTGGGCAAGACCACGCTGGCCATGATTATCGCCGGGGAGATGAACGCGCCGCTACGGATCTCGTCCGGCCCGGCCATCCAGCACGCCGGTGACCTGGCCGCCATCCTGTCCTCTCTGACGGAGGGGGAGGTGCTGTTCCTGGACGAGATCCACCGGATGTCCCGTCCGGCCGAGGAGATGCTCTACATGGCCATGGAGGACTTCCGGGTGGACATCGTGGTCGGCAAGGGTGCCGGCGCCACCTCCATCCCCCTGGAGATCCCGCCGTTCACGCTGGTGGGGGCCACCACCCGCGCCGGGCTGCTGCCCGGGCCGCTCCGCGACCGCTTCGGCTTCACCGGCCATCTCGAGTTCTACAGCACCGAGGAACTGGAGCTGGTGCTGCGCCGATCCGCCCTGTTGCTGGACATGAAGGTCAACTCCGCTGGATTCACCCAGATCGCCAGCCGCTCCCGGGGGACACCCCGCATCGCCAACCGGCTGCTGCGCCGGGTGCGCGACTGGGCCCTGGTGGGTGGGCTGGAGCAGGTGGACTCACGCGCCGCCTCCGCCGCCTTGGAGATGTATGAGGTGGATGAGAAGGGCCTGGACCGTCTCGACCGTTCTGTGCTCGAGGCCCTGTGCCGCAAGTTCGCCGGGGGACCGGTGGGCCTGTCCACGCTGGCCATCGCCGTGGGGGAGGAGACCGAGACGGTGGAGACCGTGGCGGAGCCCTTCTTGGTGCGCGAGGGCCTGCTGGGGCGGACCCCGCGGGGCCGGATCGCCATGCCCGCGGCCTGGGAGCACCTGGGCCTGGTCCCGCCCCCCGATTCTCCGGGGGCGGCGTTCTGGATGGTGCCGACACCTTCTGATGCCGGTGCGGACTCCAACCGGCCGGACAGTGCTGACGAGGCCGACACGCTGTTTGATCCCTGA
- the ruvA gene encoding Holliday junction branch migration protein RuvA — protein MISSLTGTVESVGLNHAVLTVSGFGMRFSATPQTLAGLHLGEAGRVLTSMVVREDSMTLFGFATEDERDVFEVLLGVSGVGPRLALAVLAVHDPEAVRVAASTGDDKAFTKVPGIGPKGARRIVLELTDKLVPTGAPASGVEDQPALAGSMPWMDRVLEALTGLGWTEKDAEKAVRDTIRHEPELEESGTVASVLKSTLRHLGQGQSARSGR, from the coding sequence ATGATTTCGTCCCTGACCGGCACCGTGGAATCCGTGGGGTTGAACCACGCCGTCCTCACCGTGTCCGGCTTCGGCATGCGGTTCTCCGCCACCCCGCAGACGCTGGCGGGGCTCCACCTGGGGGAGGCTGGGCGGGTCCTGACCTCCATGGTGGTGCGTGAGGACTCGATGACCCTGTTCGGCTTCGCCACGGAGGACGAGAGGGACGTCTTCGAGGTGCTGCTCGGGGTCTCCGGCGTCGGCCCCCGGCTGGCCCTGGCCGTGCTGGCGGTCCATGATCCGGAGGCGGTCCGCGTGGCGGCGTCCACGGGGGACGACAAGGCCTTCACCAAGGTCCCGGGCATCGGCCCCAAGGGCGCGCGGCGCATCGTCCTGGAGTTGACGGACAAGCTCGTGCCCACGGGCGCGCCGGCTTCCGGGGTCGAGGACCAGCCAGCCCTGGCCGGCTCCATGCCGTGGATGGATCGCGTCCTGGAGGCACTGACCGGCTTAGGCTGGACGGAGAAGGACGCGGAGAAGGCAGTCCGGGACACCATCCGGCATGAGCCCGAACTAGAGGAGTCCGGCACGGTGGCCAGCGTGCTCAAGTCCACACTTCGCCACCTCGGCCAGGGGCAGTCCGCCCGGTCGGGCCGGTAG
- the ruvC gene encoding crossover junction endodeoxyribonuclease RuvC produces the protein MTVSPGSGARRAPSPLRVLGVDPGLTRCGIAVVDVAPNRTATLVAVTVVGSPAEQSLDLRLLAIDEAINEWLDRHSPDHVAVERMFAQNNTPTVMGTAQASGVVIAAAARRGIPVALHTPSEVKAAVTGSGTAGKDQVTAMVTRILRLDAPPKPADAADALALAITHAWRGGLMGGGLETGNLTSPQRASRFPTPAGGSGGHRTGGSTPAQQAWLAAEQRSRGSKGWSGGSRI, from the coding sequence TTGACCGTCAGCCCCGGGAGCGGAGCGCGCCGGGCGCCGAGTCCGCTGCGGGTGCTCGGTGTCGATCCCGGCCTGACCCGCTGCGGCATCGCCGTGGTGGACGTGGCGCCCAACCGCACCGCCACGCTGGTGGCGGTGACGGTCGTCGGCTCCCCGGCCGAACAGTCGCTCGACCTGCGGCTGCTCGCCATCGACGAGGCCATCAACGAATGGCTCGACCGCCACAGCCCGGACCACGTGGCCGTGGAGCGCATGTTCGCGCAGAACAACACGCCGACCGTGATGGGCACCGCCCAGGCCTCCGGCGTGGTCATCGCGGCGGCCGCCCGGCGCGGCATTCCGGTGGCGCTCCACACCCCCTCCGAGGTGAAGGCCGCGGTCACCGGCAGCGGCACCGCGGGCAAGGACCAGGTCACCGCCATGGTCACCAGGATCTTGCGCCTCGACGCCCCGCCCAAGCCTGCCGATGCTGCTGATGCCCTCGCCCTGGCCATCACCCATGCCTGGCGCGGCGGGCTGATGGGCGGCGGGCTGGAGACGGGCAACCTCACCAGCCCCCAGCGCGCTTCGCGTTTCCCGACGCCGGCCGGCGGCTCCGGCGGTCACCGCACCGGGGGATCAACGCCGGCCCAGCAGGCCTGGCTCGCCGCCGAGCAGCGAAGCCGGGGCTCGAAGGGCTGGAGCGGCGGTTCCCGGATCTGA
- a CDS encoding YebC/PmpR family DNA-binding transcriptional regulator: MAGHSKWATTKHKKAIIDSRRAKAFAKYVKGIEVAARAGGPDLVGNPALELAVTKAKKQSVPNDNIERAIKRGAGLTGEVIEYTEIIYEVRGPQGSALMVECLTDNKNRAAADVRTAVTRNGGTMADSGSVAFLFNRTGLVRLPAEGHTEDDILMAVLDAGAEEVMQSGDSFEILCDPSDLRAVATALDEAGIEYDTDEMEFVATMKVDLDAKGAKTYFNLEDALEDLDDVQSVYSNVDISPEVLAQLDED, translated from the coding sequence GTGGCAGGGCATTCCAAGTGGGCGACCACCAAGCACAAGAAGGCCATCATCGACTCGCGGCGCGCCAAGGCCTTCGCCAAGTACGTCAAGGGCATCGAGGTGGCGGCCCGCGCCGGAGGGCCCGACCTGGTCGGCAACCCCGCCCTCGAGCTGGCGGTCACCAAGGCCAAGAAGCAGTCTGTGCCCAATGACAACATCGAGCGCGCCATCAAGCGCGGTGCCGGCCTGACCGGTGAGGTCATCGAGTACACGGAGATCATCTATGAGGTCCGCGGGCCCCAGGGATCCGCCCTCATGGTCGAATGTCTGACGGACAACAAGAACCGTGCCGCCGCGGACGTCCGCACCGCGGTGACGCGCAACGGCGGCACCATGGCCGACTCGGGCTCCGTGGCCTTCCTGTTCAACCGCACCGGCCTGGTCCGGTTGCCGGCCGAGGGGCACACCGAGGACGACATCCTGATGGCGGTGCTGGACGCCGGAGCCGAGGAGGTCATGCAGTCCGGGGACTCCTTCGAGATCCTGTGCGACCCCTCCGACCTGCGTGCCGTGGCCACCGCCCTGGACGAGGCCGGGATCGAGTACGACACGGACGAGATGGAGTTCGTGGCCACCATGAAGGTGGACCTGGACGCCAAGGGTGCCAAGACGTACTTCAACCTGGAGGACGCCCTGGAGGACCTGGACGACGTGCAGAGCGTCTATTCCAACGTGGACATCTCCCCGGAGGTCCTCGCTCAGCTGGACGAGGACTGA